One Setaria viridis chromosome 5, Setaria_viridis_v4.0, whole genome shotgun sequence genomic region harbors:
- the LOC117854774 gene encoding uncharacterized protein isoform X2, translating into MDFLALSRRELQALCKRNAVRANMSNAAMADALRALPSVDGFEEIGTTVPPPVSAIKSVEEVIIEEEKKDGIPLSRGGRARSRARTAAADRMEQDAPDQGALQGSQGTGAREPGAPVDREEVIGKEQGHGCSLPRGGRARAKTRKAASHKTEEAVVAPETLQLQGSQRTASGEGMAPVEAEEVATGKRRTRRSGRSKVRMASDQKEEVPAVAHMEQKVSDKCCNDPKEQEVVMVVEEEATKPEEDQNVTRRMAVHEAKEEVPAPAFLRRSQRTVAPEGMASVEVEEVGTGKRRTRRSARSKVALDQKETEEVAVWKDTKADSSDVAIGSAVVSDKSCNDPKTHKAVVVVEEDITKGQNVTRRPAAHEMEEVPAPAILRRSQRTAVPVEEEEVATAKKRTRRSTRSKVAAASRKGQKADSSDTTIGSADKSSIGPNEDEVVAIMEEETTKPHDGGNVIRKAMAHKMEEVPLLATLQQSQRTAALDATAPVEAEEGATTKRRRRPRRSKVAAAAQNGQKADSSDAAIGSPVLVSDRSCGDFREDQLVAVVEEHVAKPQEGIVDDQEQSRTIHKSACSGKMEDPPTVSILLSKPEAIDVHDKAESADKKTIKEDCFTLTSEADQSDLLVNTLDRFSKPMYEFTVKGEKKDGECWWMLM; encoded by the exons atggatTTCCTCGCCCTCTCGCGCCGAGAGCTCCAGGCGCTGTGCAAGCGCAACGCCGTCCGCGCCAACATGTCCAACGCGGCCATGGCGGACGCGCTCCGGGCCCTCCCCTCG GTGGACGGGTTCGAAGAGATCGGGAcgacggtgccgccgccggtgtcGGCGATAAAATCGGTGGAGGAAGTGATTATcgaagaggagaagaaagacGGGATCCCGCTTTCTCGCGGCGGCCGGGCACGGTCGAGAGCAAGGACCGCCGCGGCGGATAGGATGGAGCAGGATGCTCCAGACCAAGGGGCCTTGCAGGGAAGCCAGGGGACGGGGGCACGGGAGCCTGGGGCGCCTGTGGACCGGGAAGAGGTGATTGGGAAGGAGCAGGGGCACGGGTGCTCTCTTCCCCGTGGTGGCCGCGCGCGAGCGAAGACAAGGAAGGCTGCGTCACATAagacggaggaggcggtggtggcccCAGAAaccttgcagttgcaggggaGTCAGAGGACGGCTTCAGGGGAAGGTATGGCACCTGTGGAGGCGGAAGAGGTAGCCACAGGAAAGAGACGGACGAGGAGGTCCGGGAGATCGAAGGTGAGGATGGCTTCGGATCAGAAAGAGGAGGTACCGGCGGTAGCACATATGGAGCAGAAAG TTTCAGACAAGTGCTGCAATGATCCTAAAGAGCAGGAAGTGGTCATGGTAGTGGAGGAAGAGGCCACAAAGCCTGAGGAAGATCAGAATGTGACAAGGAGGATGGCAGTGCATGAGGCAAAGGAGGAGGTGCCTGCCCCAGCCTTCTTGCGGCGGAGCCAGAGGACAGTGGCACCAGAGGGCATGGCATCTGTGGAGGTGGAAGAGGTAGGCACAGGAAAGAGAAGGACTAGGAGGTCTGCGAGATCAAAGGTAGCTTTGGATCAGAAAGAGACAGAAGAGGTTGCAGTGTGGAAGGATACAAAAG CTGATTCTTCTGATGTGGCCATTGGGTCTGCAGTAGTTTCAGATAAGAGCTGCAATGATCCTAAAACGCACAAAGCGGtcgtggtggtggaggaagacaTCACCAAAGGTCAGAATGTGACAAGGAGGCCTGCAGCGCatgagatggaggaggtgccaGCCCCAGCCATCCTGCGGCGGAGCCAGAGGACAGCGGTGCCTgttgaggaagaagaggtggcCACAGCAAAGAAAAGGACAAGAAGGTCCACAAGATCTAAGGTAGCGGCAGCATCACGGAAGGGGCAGAAAG CTGATTCTTCTGACACAACCATAGGGTCTGCTGATAAGAGCAGCATTGGTCCTAACGAGGATGAAGTGGTTGCCATTATGGAGGAAGAGACCACGAAGCCACATGATGGTGGGAATGTGATAAGGAAGGCCATGGCACACAAAATGGAGGAGGTGCCACTCCTAGCCACCTTGCAGCAGAGCCAAAGGACGGCAGCACTAGATGCGACGGCACCTGTAGAGGCGGAAGAGGGGGCTACAACAAAGAGAAGGAGGAGACCAAGAAGATCTaaagtggcagcagcagcacagaaTGGACAGAAAG CTGATTCTTCTGATGCTGCCATTGGGTCTCCGGTATTAGTCTCAGATCGGAGCTGTGGTGATTTTAGGGAAGACCAACTGGTTGCGGTGGTGGAGGAACATGTTGCAAAGCCACAGGAAG GAATTGTAGACGACCAGGAGCAAAGCAGaactattcacaagtctgcTTGCTCAGGAAAAATGGAGGATCCACCAACTGTAAGCATCCTCCTGTCCAAGCCAGAAGCCATAGATGTTCATGATAAGGCAGAGAGTGCTGATAAGAAGACCATCAAGGAAGATTGTTTCACTCTCACTTCTGAGGCTGATCAGTCGGATCTTCTTGTCAATACACTTGACAGATTTTCCAAGCCTATGTATGAGTTCACTGTAAAGGGGGAGAAGAAAGACGGTGAGTGTTGGTGGATGCTTATGTAA
- the LOC117854774 gene encoding uncharacterized protein isoform X3 has translation MDFLALSRRELQALCKRNAVRANMSNAAMADALRALPSVDGFEEIGTTVPPPVSAIKSVEEVIIEEEKKDGIPLSRGGRARSRARTAAADRMEQDAPDQGALQGSQGTGAREPGAPVDREEVIGKEQGHGCSLPRGGRARAKTRKAASHKTEEAVVAPETLQLQGSQRTASGEGMAPVEAEEVATGKRRTRRSGRSKVRMASDQKEEVPAVAHMEQKDKCCNDPKEQEVVMVVEEEATKPEEDQNVTRRMAVHEAKEEVPAPAFLRRSQRTVAPEGMASVEVEEVGTGKRRTRRSARSKVALDQKETEEVAVWKDTKADSSDVAIGSAVVSDKSCNDPKTHKAVVVVEEDITKGQNVTRRPAAHEMEEVPAPAILRRSQRTAVPVEEEEVATAKKRTRRSTRSKVAAASRKGQKADSSDTTIGSADKSSIGPNEDEVVAIMEEETTKPHDGGNVIRKAMAHKMEEVPLLATLQQSQRTAALDATAPVEAEEGATTKRRRRPRRSKVAAAAQNGQKADSSDAAIGSPVLVSDRSCGDFREDQLVAVVEEHVAKPQEGIVDDQEQSRTIHKSACSGKMEDPPTVSILLSKPEAIDVHDKAESADKKTIKEDCFTLTSEADQSDLLVNTLDRFSKPMYEFTVKGEKKDGECWWMLM, from the exons atggatTTCCTCGCCCTCTCGCGCCGAGAGCTCCAGGCGCTGTGCAAGCGCAACGCCGTCCGCGCCAACATGTCCAACGCGGCCATGGCGGACGCGCTCCGGGCCCTCCCCTCG GTGGACGGGTTCGAAGAGATCGGGAcgacggtgccgccgccggtgtcGGCGATAAAATCGGTGGAGGAAGTGATTATcgaagaggagaagaaagacGGGATCCCGCTTTCTCGCGGCGGCCGGGCACGGTCGAGAGCAAGGACCGCCGCGGCGGATAGGATGGAGCAGGATGCTCCAGACCAAGGGGCCTTGCAGGGAAGCCAGGGGACGGGGGCACGGGAGCCTGGGGCGCCTGTGGACCGGGAAGAGGTGATTGGGAAGGAGCAGGGGCACGGGTGCTCTCTTCCCCGTGGTGGCCGCGCGCGAGCGAAGACAAGGAAGGCTGCGTCACATAagacggaggaggcggtggtggcccCAGAAaccttgcagttgcaggggaGTCAGAGGACGGCTTCAGGGGAAGGTATGGCACCTGTGGAGGCGGAAGAGGTAGCCACAGGAAAGAGACGGACGAGGAGGTCCGGGAGATCGAAGGTGAGGATGGCTTCGGATCAGAAAGAGGAGGTACCGGCGGTAGCACATATGGAGCAGAAAG ACAAGTGCTGCAATGATCCTAAAGAGCAGGAAGTGGTCATGGTAGTGGAGGAAGAGGCCACAAAGCCTGAGGAAGATCAGAATGTGACAAGGAGGATGGCAGTGCATGAGGCAAAGGAGGAGGTGCCTGCCCCAGCCTTCTTGCGGCGGAGCCAGAGGACAGTGGCACCAGAGGGCATGGCATCTGTGGAGGTGGAAGAGGTAGGCACAGGAAAGAGAAGGACTAGGAGGTCTGCGAGATCAAAGGTAGCTTTGGATCAGAAAGAGACAGAAGAGGTTGCAGTGTGGAAGGATACAAAAG CTGATTCTTCTGATGTGGCCATTGGGTCTGCAGTAGTTTCAGATAAGAGCTGCAATGATCCTAAAACGCACAAAGCGGtcgtggtggtggaggaagacaTCACCAAAGGTCAGAATGTGACAAGGAGGCCTGCAGCGCatgagatggaggaggtgccaGCCCCAGCCATCCTGCGGCGGAGCCAGAGGACAGCGGTGCCTgttgaggaagaagaggtggcCACAGCAAAGAAAAGGACAAGAAGGTCCACAAGATCTAAGGTAGCGGCAGCATCACGGAAGGGGCAGAAAG CTGATTCTTCTGACACAACCATAGGGTCTGCTGATAAGAGCAGCATTGGTCCTAACGAGGATGAAGTGGTTGCCATTATGGAGGAAGAGACCACGAAGCCACATGATGGTGGGAATGTGATAAGGAAGGCCATGGCACACAAAATGGAGGAGGTGCCACTCCTAGCCACCTTGCAGCAGAGCCAAAGGACGGCAGCACTAGATGCGACGGCACCTGTAGAGGCGGAAGAGGGGGCTACAACAAAGAGAAGGAGGAGACCAAGAAGATCTaaagtggcagcagcagcacagaaTGGACAGAAAG CTGATTCTTCTGATGCTGCCATTGGGTCTCCGGTATTAGTCTCAGATCGGAGCTGTGGTGATTTTAGGGAAGACCAACTGGTTGCGGTGGTGGAGGAACATGTTGCAAAGCCACAGGAAG GAATTGTAGACGACCAGGAGCAAAGCAGaactattcacaagtctgcTTGCTCAGGAAAAATGGAGGATCCACCAACTGTAAGCATCCTCCTGTCCAAGCCAGAAGCCATAGATGTTCATGATAAGGCAGAGAGTGCTGATAAGAAGACCATCAAGGAAGATTGTTTCACTCTCACTTCTGAGGCTGATCAGTCGGATCTTCTTGTCAATACACTTGACAGATTTTCCAAGCCTATGTATGAGTTCACTGTAAAGGGGGAGAAGAAAGACGGTGAGTGTTGGTGGATGCTTATGTAA
- the LOC117854774 gene encoding uncharacterized protein isoform X4 → MDFLALSRRELQALCKRNAVRANMSNAAMADALRALPSVDGFEEIGTTVPPPVSAIKSVEEVIIEEEKKDGIPLSRGGRARSRARTAAADRMEQDAPDQGALQGSQGTGAREPGAPVDREEVIGKEQGHGCSLPRGGRARAKTRKAASHKTEEAVVAPETLQLQGSQRTASGEGMAPVEAEEVATGKRRTRRSGRSKVRMASDQKEEVPAVAHMEQKVVSDKCCNDPKEQEVVMVVEEEATKPEEDQNVTRRMAVHEAKEEVPAPAFLRRSQRTVAPEGMASVEVEEVGTGKRRTRRSARSKVALDQKETEEVAVWKDTKADSSDVAIGSAVVSDKSCNDPKTHKAVVVVEEDITKGQNVTRRPAAHEMEEVPAPAILRRSQRTAVPVEEEEVATAKKRTRRSTRSKVAAASRKGQKGSADKSSIGPNEDEVVAIMEEETTKPHDGGNVIRKAMAHKMEEVPLLATLQQSQRTAALDATAPVEAEEGATTKRRRRPRRSKVAAAAQNGQKADSSDAAIGSPVLVSDRSCGDFREDQLVAVVEEHVAKPQEGIVDDQEQSRTIHKSACSGKMEDPPTVSILLSKPEAIDVHDKAESADKKTIKEDCFTLTSEADQSDLLVNTLDRFSKPMYEFTVKGEKKDGECWWMLM, encoded by the exons atggatTTCCTCGCCCTCTCGCGCCGAGAGCTCCAGGCGCTGTGCAAGCGCAACGCCGTCCGCGCCAACATGTCCAACGCGGCCATGGCGGACGCGCTCCGGGCCCTCCCCTCG GTGGACGGGTTCGAAGAGATCGGGAcgacggtgccgccgccggtgtcGGCGATAAAATCGGTGGAGGAAGTGATTATcgaagaggagaagaaagacGGGATCCCGCTTTCTCGCGGCGGCCGGGCACGGTCGAGAGCAAGGACCGCCGCGGCGGATAGGATGGAGCAGGATGCTCCAGACCAAGGGGCCTTGCAGGGAAGCCAGGGGACGGGGGCACGGGAGCCTGGGGCGCCTGTGGACCGGGAAGAGGTGATTGGGAAGGAGCAGGGGCACGGGTGCTCTCTTCCCCGTGGTGGCCGCGCGCGAGCGAAGACAAGGAAGGCTGCGTCACATAagacggaggaggcggtggtggcccCAGAAaccttgcagttgcaggggaGTCAGAGGACGGCTTCAGGGGAAGGTATGGCACCTGTGGAGGCGGAAGAGGTAGCCACAGGAAAGAGACGGACGAGGAGGTCCGGGAGATCGAAGGTGAGGATGGCTTCGGATCAGAAAGAGGAGGTACCGGCGGTAGCACATATGGAGCAGAAAG TAGTTTCAGACAAGTGCTGCAATGATCCTAAAGAGCAGGAAGTGGTCATGGTAGTGGAGGAAGAGGCCACAAAGCCTGAGGAAGATCAGAATGTGACAAGGAGGATGGCAGTGCATGAGGCAAAGGAGGAGGTGCCTGCCCCAGCCTTCTTGCGGCGGAGCCAGAGGACAGTGGCACCAGAGGGCATGGCATCTGTGGAGGTGGAAGAGGTAGGCACAGGAAAGAGAAGGACTAGGAGGTCTGCGAGATCAAAGGTAGCTTTGGATCAGAAAGAGACAGAAGAGGTTGCAGTGTGGAAGGATACAAAAG CTGATTCTTCTGATGTGGCCATTGGGTCTGCAGTAGTTTCAGATAAGAGCTGCAATGATCCTAAAACGCACAAAGCGGtcgtggtggtggaggaagacaTCACCAAAGGTCAGAATGTGACAAGGAGGCCTGCAGCGCatgagatggaggaggtgccaGCCCCAGCCATCCTGCGGCGGAGCCAGAGGACAGCGGTGCCTgttgaggaagaagaggtggcCACAGCAAAGAAAAGGACAAGAAGGTCCACAAGATCTAAGGTAGCGGCAGCATCACGGAAGGGGCAGAAAG GGTCTGCTGATAAGAGCAGCATTGGTCCTAACGAGGATGAAGTGGTTGCCATTATGGAGGAAGAGACCACGAAGCCACATGATGGTGGGAATGTGATAAGGAAGGCCATGGCACACAAAATGGAGGAGGTGCCACTCCTAGCCACCTTGCAGCAGAGCCAAAGGACGGCAGCACTAGATGCGACGGCACCTGTAGAGGCGGAAGAGGGGGCTACAACAAAGAGAAGGAGGAGACCAAGAAGATCTaaagtggcagcagcagcacagaaTGGACAGAAAG CTGATTCTTCTGATGCTGCCATTGGGTCTCCGGTATTAGTCTCAGATCGGAGCTGTGGTGATTTTAGGGAAGACCAACTGGTTGCGGTGGTGGAGGAACATGTTGCAAAGCCACAGGAAG GAATTGTAGACGACCAGGAGCAAAGCAGaactattcacaagtctgcTTGCTCAGGAAAAATGGAGGATCCACCAACTGTAAGCATCCTCCTGTCCAAGCCAGAAGCCATAGATGTTCATGATAAGGCAGAGAGTGCTGATAAGAAGACCATCAAGGAAGATTGTTTCACTCTCACTTCTGAGGCTGATCAGTCGGATCTTCTTGTCAATACACTTGACAGATTTTCCAAGCCTATGTATGAGTTCACTGTAAAGGGGGAGAAGAAAGACGGTGAGTGTTGGTGGATGCTTATGTAA
- the LOC117854774 gene encoding uncharacterized protein isoform X1 produces MDFLALSRRELQALCKRNAVRANMSNAAMADALRALPSVDGFEEIGTTVPPPVSAIKSVEEVIIEEEKKDGIPLSRGGRARSRARTAAADRMEQDAPDQGALQGSQGTGAREPGAPVDREEVIGKEQGHGCSLPRGGRARAKTRKAASHKTEEAVVAPETLQLQGSQRTASGEGMAPVEAEEVATGKRRTRRSGRSKVRMASDQKEEVPAVAHMEQKVVSDKCCNDPKEQEVVMVVEEEATKPEEDQNVTRRMAVHEAKEEVPAPAFLRRSQRTVAPEGMASVEVEEVGTGKRRTRRSARSKVALDQKETEEVAVWKDTKADSSDVAIGSAVVSDKSCNDPKTHKAVVVVEEDITKGQNVTRRPAAHEMEEVPAPAILRRSQRTAVPVEEEEVATAKKRTRRSTRSKVAAASRKGQKADSSDTTIGSADKSSIGPNEDEVVAIMEEETTKPHDGGNVIRKAMAHKMEEVPLLATLQQSQRTAALDATAPVEAEEGATTKRRRRPRRSKVAAAAQNGQKADSSDAAIGSPVLVSDRSCGDFREDQLVAVVEEHVAKPQEGIVDDQEQSRTIHKSACSGKMEDPPTVSILLSKPEAIDVHDKAESADKKTIKEDCFTLTSEADQSDLLVNTLDRFSKPMYEFTVKGEKKDGECWWMLM; encoded by the exons atggatTTCCTCGCCCTCTCGCGCCGAGAGCTCCAGGCGCTGTGCAAGCGCAACGCCGTCCGCGCCAACATGTCCAACGCGGCCATGGCGGACGCGCTCCGGGCCCTCCCCTCG GTGGACGGGTTCGAAGAGATCGGGAcgacggtgccgccgccggtgtcGGCGATAAAATCGGTGGAGGAAGTGATTATcgaagaggagaagaaagacGGGATCCCGCTTTCTCGCGGCGGCCGGGCACGGTCGAGAGCAAGGACCGCCGCGGCGGATAGGATGGAGCAGGATGCTCCAGACCAAGGGGCCTTGCAGGGAAGCCAGGGGACGGGGGCACGGGAGCCTGGGGCGCCTGTGGACCGGGAAGAGGTGATTGGGAAGGAGCAGGGGCACGGGTGCTCTCTTCCCCGTGGTGGCCGCGCGCGAGCGAAGACAAGGAAGGCTGCGTCACATAagacggaggaggcggtggtggcccCAGAAaccttgcagttgcaggggaGTCAGAGGACGGCTTCAGGGGAAGGTATGGCACCTGTGGAGGCGGAAGAGGTAGCCACAGGAAAGAGACGGACGAGGAGGTCCGGGAGATCGAAGGTGAGGATGGCTTCGGATCAGAAAGAGGAGGTACCGGCGGTAGCACATATGGAGCAGAAAG TAGTTTCAGACAAGTGCTGCAATGATCCTAAAGAGCAGGAAGTGGTCATGGTAGTGGAGGAAGAGGCCACAAAGCCTGAGGAAGATCAGAATGTGACAAGGAGGATGGCAGTGCATGAGGCAAAGGAGGAGGTGCCTGCCCCAGCCTTCTTGCGGCGGAGCCAGAGGACAGTGGCACCAGAGGGCATGGCATCTGTGGAGGTGGAAGAGGTAGGCACAGGAAAGAGAAGGACTAGGAGGTCTGCGAGATCAAAGGTAGCTTTGGATCAGAAAGAGACAGAAGAGGTTGCAGTGTGGAAGGATACAAAAG CTGATTCTTCTGATGTGGCCATTGGGTCTGCAGTAGTTTCAGATAAGAGCTGCAATGATCCTAAAACGCACAAAGCGGtcgtggtggtggaggaagacaTCACCAAAGGTCAGAATGTGACAAGGAGGCCTGCAGCGCatgagatggaggaggtgccaGCCCCAGCCATCCTGCGGCGGAGCCAGAGGACAGCGGTGCCTgttgaggaagaagaggtggcCACAGCAAAGAAAAGGACAAGAAGGTCCACAAGATCTAAGGTAGCGGCAGCATCACGGAAGGGGCAGAAAG CTGATTCTTCTGACACAACCATAGGGTCTGCTGATAAGAGCAGCATTGGTCCTAACGAGGATGAAGTGGTTGCCATTATGGAGGAAGAGACCACGAAGCCACATGATGGTGGGAATGTGATAAGGAAGGCCATGGCACACAAAATGGAGGAGGTGCCACTCCTAGCCACCTTGCAGCAGAGCCAAAGGACGGCAGCACTAGATGCGACGGCACCTGTAGAGGCGGAAGAGGGGGCTACAACAAAGAGAAGGAGGAGACCAAGAAGATCTaaagtggcagcagcagcacagaaTGGACAGAAAG CTGATTCTTCTGATGCTGCCATTGGGTCTCCGGTATTAGTCTCAGATCGGAGCTGTGGTGATTTTAGGGAAGACCAACTGGTTGCGGTGGTGGAGGAACATGTTGCAAAGCCACAGGAAG GAATTGTAGACGACCAGGAGCAAAGCAGaactattcacaagtctgcTTGCTCAGGAAAAATGGAGGATCCACCAACTGTAAGCATCCTCCTGTCCAAGCCAGAAGCCATAGATGTTCATGATAAGGCAGAGAGTGCTGATAAGAAGACCATCAAGGAAGATTGTTTCACTCTCACTTCTGAGGCTGATCAGTCGGATCTTCTTGTCAATACACTTGACAGATTTTCCAAGCCTATGTATGAGTTCACTGTAAAGGGGGAGAAGAAAGACGGTGAGTGTTGGTGGATGCTTATGTAA